Proteins encoded within one genomic window of Nonomuraea gerenzanensis:
- a CDS encoding Cmx/CmrA family chloramphenicol efflux MFS transporter has protein sequence MPFAVYLLGLAVFAQGTSEFMLSGLVPAIARDLGVSIPAAGLLTSAFAAGMVVGAPLMAALSLRLSRRSALLAFLLVFLLAHVVGAVTTSYAVLVGTRVVAALANAGFLAVAMATAVALAPADAKGRATSVLLGGVTLACVAGVPGGALLGELWGWRSAFWAVAVALVPAVFAVLKSVPRTAPGGAAEGARGELRTLRRPRLLVLLLLGALVNGATFCTFTYLAPVLTDVSGIGSAWMPAMLALFGLGSFAGVTISGRLADRRPVPLLVAGGLALAAGWATFAMTAGATVPAIVLVLVQGTLSFAVGSTLISQVLYAATGAPTLGGAFATAAFNVGATLGPWLGGLAIGHGLGFRSPLWVSAVMVALALAVAGVAGLRNRMEVDLRAGAQ, from the coding sequence ATGCCTTTCGCTGTCTACCTGCTCGGGCTGGCGGTCTTCGCCCAGGGCACGTCCGAGTTCATGTTGTCCGGGCTGGTGCCCGCCATCGCCCGCGACCTGGGCGTCTCCATTCCGGCCGCAGGGCTGCTCACCTCGGCGTTCGCCGCCGGGATGGTGGTGGGGGCGCCGCTGATGGCCGCCCTGAGCCTGCGGTTGTCCCGGCGCTCCGCGCTGCTCGCGTTCCTGCTCGTCTTCCTGCTGGCGCACGTGGTCGGCGCGGTCACCACCAGCTACGCGGTGCTGGTCGGCACCCGGGTCGTGGCGGCGCTGGCCAACGCCGGGTTCCTGGCCGTGGCCATGGCCACCGCCGTCGCCCTGGCGCCCGCCGACGCCAAGGGGCGCGCCACCTCCGTCCTGCTGGGCGGGGTCACCCTCGCCTGCGTGGCCGGGGTGCCCGGCGGCGCGCTGCTGGGCGAGCTGTGGGGCTGGCGCTCGGCGTTCTGGGCGGTGGCCGTGGCGCTGGTGCCGGCCGTCTTCGCGGTACTGAAGTCCGTGCCCCGCACGGCTCCCGGCGGGGCGGCCGAGGGCGCGCGGGGCGAGCTGCGGACCCTGCGCCGGCCCCGGCTGCTGGTGCTCCTGCTGCTCGGCGCCCTGGTGAACGGCGCCACCTTCTGCACCTTCACCTACCTGGCGCCGGTGCTCACCGATGTCAGCGGGATCGGCTCCGCCTGGATGCCGGCGATGCTCGCGCTGTTCGGGCTCGGCTCCTTCGCCGGGGTGACGATCAGCGGGCGGCTGGCGGACCGGCGGCCCGTGCCGCTGCTGGTCGCCGGCGGGCTGGCGCTGGCGGCGGGCTGGGCCACGTTCGCGATGACGGCGGGGGCGACGGTGCCGGCGATCGTGCTGGTCCTCGTCCAGGGCACGCTGTCGTTCGCGGTGGGGTCCACGCTGATCTCCCAGGTCCTGTACGCGGCCACCGGCGCTCCCACGCTGGGCGGCGCCTTCGCCACGGCGGCGTTCAACGTGGGCGCCACGCTCGGCCCCTGGCTGGGCGGCCTGGCCATCGGGCACGGGCTCGGGTTCCGGTCGCCGCTGTGGGTGAGCGCCGTGATGGTCGCGCTCGCGCTGGCCGTCGCCGGGGTCGCCGGGCTGCGTAATCGGATGGAGGTCGATCTTCGGGCTGGGGCACAGTGA
- a CDS encoding YciI family protein, translated as MILSYASQQDYDEMSGKDAGRGPWSEEDLAAMTTFMTTVNKELEESGELVETRGLAAPVHTRRVGRRDGVPYVTDGPYAETQEVLAGYWVVECESFDRALEIAGRLGRCPGPEGAYANAYADIRPIMESADDMGF; from the coding sequence ATGATCCTGTCGTACGCCTCCCAGCAGGACTACGACGAGATGTCCGGCAAGGACGCGGGCCGCGGCCCCTGGTCCGAGGAGGACCTGGCGGCCATGACGACGTTCATGACGACCGTGAACAAGGAGCTGGAGGAGTCGGGCGAGCTGGTCGAGACGCGCGGCCTGGCGGCGCCGGTGCACACCCGCAGGGTCGGCAGGCGTGACGGGGTCCCGTACGTGACCGACGGCCCGTACGCCGAGACCCAGGAGGTGCTGGCCGGCTACTGGGTGGTGGAGTGCGAGAGCTTCGACAGGGCGCTGGAGATCGCCGGCCGGCTGGGGCGGTGCCCGGGCCCGGAGGGCGCCTACGCCAACGCCTACGCCGACATCAGGCCGATCATGGAGTCGGCCGACGACATGGGGTTCTGA
- a CDS encoding MerR family transcriptional regulator, which yields MDDTIPIGEAARLLGVNASALRYYEERALVAPAGRRQGRRVYGRQELRRLVFLRTMQRLGVPLDTAGAMLDAPGEQWRAAVRERIGELEAEIARARVAQEVLRHGLRCREEHPPAECAVAVGMLDRLIDGCTFEQLAAEHDPRWIEPPAGK from the coding sequence ATGGACGACACGATCCCGATCGGCGAGGCCGCGCGCCTGCTCGGCGTGAACGCCTCCGCGCTGCGGTACTACGAGGAGCGCGCCCTGGTCGCTCCGGCGGGCCGCCGCCAGGGCCGCCGGGTCTACGGCAGGCAGGAGCTGCGGCGCCTGGTCTTCCTGCGCACGATGCAGCGGCTCGGCGTGCCTCTGGACACCGCGGGGGCGATGCTGGACGCCCCGGGCGAGCAGTGGCGGGCGGCGGTGCGGGAGCGGATCGGCGAGCTGGAGGCCGAGATCGCACGGGCCAGGGTGGCGCAGGAGGTGCTCCGCCACGGGCTGCGCTGCCGGGAGGAGCATCCGCCCGCGGAGTGCGCGGTCGCCGTCGGGATGCTCGACCGGCTCATCGACGGTTGCACGTTCGAGCAACTGGCGGCCGAGCACGATCCCCGATGGATCGAGCCGCCCGCCGGAAAATAA
- a CDS encoding DUF5996 family protein — protein sequence MELFPAMPLAEWTEAKETFHRFAQIVGKIRLSSSNRRNHWWQVPFHPTGRGLTTRPMGGLGEQPLFCVDFDLVRHRLVVDVFDGRSAEFSLIGRSVASFHDRLFETLAGLGIRPEIWAVPFDLSDDTPFAEDTLHARYDPVLINRYWRILSQVVQLLDRFAADFAGKTSPVHHFWHTFDIAVTRFTGRVAKVSPDTDPVTREAYSWEVISSGFWFGDKERPWPAFYSYTAPEPEGLEREPLRPAQAEWIAARGSHLAVLRYDDVRVMEEPVAAVLEFLDSAYQAGARLTGLDAETLASPGGVTDPYLRVHT from the coding sequence ATGGAGCTGTTCCCGGCCATGCCACTCGCGGAGTGGACCGAGGCGAAGGAGACCTTTCACCGGTTCGCGCAGATCGTGGGGAAGATCCGGCTGTCGTCGAGCAACCGGCGCAACCACTGGTGGCAGGTGCCCTTCCACCCCACCGGGCGCGGGCTCACCACGCGCCCGATGGGCGGGCTGGGCGAGCAACCGCTGTTCTGCGTCGACTTCGACCTCGTCCGCCACCGGCTGGTCGTGGACGTCTTCGACGGCCGCAGCGCCGAGTTCAGCCTGATCGGCAGGTCGGTGGCGTCCTTCCACGACCGGCTCTTCGAGACGCTGGCCGGGCTGGGCATCCGGCCGGAGATCTGGGCCGTGCCGTTCGACCTGAGCGACGACACGCCGTTCGCCGAGGACACCCTGCACGCCCGCTACGACCCGGTGCTCATCAACCGGTACTGGCGGATCCTGTCGCAGGTGGTGCAGCTCCTGGACCGCTTCGCCGCCGACTTCGCCGGGAAGACCAGCCCCGTGCACCACTTCTGGCACACCTTCGACATCGCGGTCACCCGGTTCACCGGGCGGGTGGCGAAGGTCTCGCCGGACACCGACCCGGTGACGCGGGAGGCGTACAGCTGGGAGGTGATCAGCTCGGGGTTCTGGTTCGGCGACAAGGAACGGCCGTGGCCGGCGTTCTACTCCTACACCGCGCCGGAGCCCGAAGGGCTGGAACGCGAGCCGCTGCGGCCCGCCCAGGCCGAGTGGATCGCCGCCAGGGGCAGCCATCTGGCCGTGCTGCGCTACGACGACGTACGGGTCATGGAGGAGCCGGTGGCGGCCGTGCTGGAGTTCCTGGACAGCGCCTACCAGGCGGGGGCGCGGCTGACCGGGCTCGACGCGGAGACGCTGGCCTCCCCCGGCGGGGTCACCGACCCGTACCTGCGGGTACACACGTGA
- a CDS encoding RNA polymerase sigma factor gives MGGSEDLLRELAPQVLGAVVRRYGHFDLAEDAVQEALLAAATQWQGDGVPDDPRAWLITVAARRLTDLLRAEQARRRREDTVAARALPDEWLSPPADRPPPVSDDTLVLLYLCCHPSLSPPSQLALTLRAVGGLTTVQIARAFMTSEATMTRRITRAKQRVKDSGVPFRLPGAAERAERTRAVLHVLYLIFNEGYASTSGPDLHRAELTAEAIRLARMVHRLLPGDAEAAGLLALMLLTDARRPARTGRDGTLIPMAEQDRTLWHAAFIAEGVELVTDALSRGTPGPYQLQAAIAALHDEAPTAEETDWPQIAALYELLLRGSDNPMIALNHAVAVAMARGPRAGLDLLEGLAGDERLSGDHRLYAVRAHLLEMSGEHEGARAAYREAAERAMSLPQQRYLHARAARLEPRVPDGDS, from the coding sequence ATGGGCGGATCCGAGGACCTGCTGCGCGAGCTGGCGCCGCAGGTCCTCGGCGCGGTCGTGCGCCGCTACGGGCACTTCGACCTCGCCGAGGACGCGGTACAGGAGGCGCTGCTCGCGGCGGCCACACAGTGGCAGGGGGACGGCGTGCCCGACGATCCGCGGGCCTGGCTCATCACCGTGGCCGCCCGCCGCCTGACGGACCTGCTCCGCGCCGAGCAGGCCCGCCGCCGCCGCGAGGACACCGTGGCCGCCCGCGCGCTGCCGGACGAGTGGTTGTCCCCGCCCGCCGACCGGCCGCCGCCCGTGTCGGACGACACGCTCGTGCTGCTGTACCTGTGCTGCCACCCGTCGTTGTCGCCGCCCTCGCAGCTCGCGCTCACGCTGCGCGCGGTCGGCGGCCTGACCACGGTGCAGATCGCCCGCGCCTTCATGACGTCCGAGGCCACCATGACCCGCCGCATCACGCGGGCCAAGCAGCGCGTCAAGGACAGCGGGGTGCCGTTCCGCCTGCCGGGGGCCGCCGAGCGCGCGGAGCGCACGCGGGCGGTGCTGCACGTGCTCTACCTGATCTTCAACGAGGGGTACGCCAGCACCTCCGGCCCCGACCTGCACCGGGCCGAGCTGACGGCCGAGGCGATCAGGCTGGCCCGCATGGTGCACCGGCTGCTGCCCGGCGACGCCGAGGCGGCGGGGCTGCTGGCCCTCATGCTGCTCACCGACGCGCGCCGCCCCGCCCGCACCGGCCGCGACGGCACGCTGATCCCCATGGCCGAGCAGGACCGCACGCTGTGGCACGCCGCCTTCATCGCCGAGGGCGTCGAGCTGGTCACGGACGCGCTCTCGCGCGGCACCCCGGGGCCGTACCAGCTCCAGGCCGCCATCGCCGCCCTGCACGACGAGGCGCCGACGGCGGAGGAGACCGACTGGCCGCAGATCGCGGCGCTGTACGAGCTGCTGCTGCGCGGCTCGGACAACCCCATGATCGCGCTCAACCACGCCGTCGCCGTGGCCATGGCGCGCGGCCCCAGGGCCGGGCTCGACCTGCTCGAAGGGCTCGCCGGCGACGAGCGGCTGTCCGGCGACCACCGGCTGTACGCGGTCCGGGCGCACCTGCTGGAGATGTCGGGGGAGCACGAGGGGGCCCGCGCGGCGTACCGGGAGGCGGCGGAGCGCGCCATGAGCCTGCCCCAGCAGCGCTACCTGCACGCCAGGGCAGCCCGGCTGGAGCCCCGGGTGCCGGACGGCGACTCCTAG
- a CDS encoding AAA family ATPase has translation MLVWINGTFGVGKTQTAYELHRRLPGSVVCDPEYVGLGLHKMTPRALRSDFQRHPAWRQGVFEVLDLVLGKHKGVVVAPMTLVEPAYYDEILGRLREAGHDVRHFALVADRETVLARLRQRSLSLRREAFAVDRLDDCLERLRTPAFAEHVETDRLTVPQVAERVAAGAGLSLAPSTGGPLRRRLRRIGVTIRHIRL, from the coding sequence ATGCTCGTGTGGATCAACGGCACGTTCGGGGTGGGCAAGACGCAGACCGCCTACGAGCTGCACCGCAGGCTGCCGGGAAGCGTGGTGTGCGACCCCGAGTACGTCGGCCTGGGCCTGCACAAGATGACCCCGCGCGCGCTGCGCTCGGACTTCCAGCGCCACCCGGCCTGGCGGCAGGGCGTGTTCGAGGTGCTGGACCTGGTGCTGGGCAAGCACAAGGGCGTGGTCGTCGCGCCGATGACGCTGGTCGAGCCCGCCTACTACGACGAGATCCTGGGCCGGCTGCGCGAGGCCGGCCACGACGTGCGCCACTTCGCGCTCGTCGCCGACCGGGAGACGGTGCTGGCACGGCTGCGGCAGCGTTCCCTGAGCCTCAGGCGCGAGGCGTTCGCGGTCGACCGGCTGGACGACTGCCTGGAGCGGCTGCGCACGCCGGCGTTCGCCGAGCACGTCGAGACGGACCGGCTGACGGTGCCGCAGGTCGCCGAGCGGGTCGCGGCCGGTGCCGGGCTGAGCCTGGCGCCCAGCACCGGCGGCCCGCTGCGCCGGCGGCTGCGGCGGATCGGGGTCACCATCCGCCACATCAGGCTCTAG
- a CDS encoding alpha/beta fold hydrolase, translating into MSYATTPAGVKLSYQVRGSGSALVLLQGQANDHHWWDSVREDFGSYLTITLDYRGTGDSDKPDEPYSTRGFAEDVLAVLDEVGVERAHVYGTSMGGRVAQWLAAGHPGRVGALVLGCSSPGGAHGVERDNDVRRSLAQPDRAAAERALLELMYTPAWLAVHPGPYRTIGDPRMPAHARRRHLAASAGHDAWDVLPAIEAPTLVVHGTDDVFNSAANAPLLAGRIPGAELRLIEGARHAYFEEFRQVASPMVLEFLRRHAHLV; encoded by the coding sequence GTGTCCTACGCAACGACCCCCGCAGGGGTGAAGCTGTCCTACCAGGTCAGAGGCTCCGGATCGGCCCTCGTGCTGCTGCAGGGGCAGGCCAACGACCACCACTGGTGGGACTCCGTGCGCGAGGACTTCGGCTCGTACCTGACCATCACCCTCGACTACCGGGGCACCGGCGACAGTGACAAGCCCGACGAGCCGTACAGCACGCGCGGGTTCGCCGAGGACGTGCTGGCCGTGCTCGACGAGGTGGGGGTCGAGCGGGCGCACGTGTACGGCACCTCGATGGGCGGCCGGGTGGCCCAGTGGCTGGCGGCCGGGCATCCCGGCCGGGTCGGGGCGCTGGTGCTCGGCTGCAGCTCGCCGGGCGGCGCCCACGGGGTGGAGCGTGACAACGACGTGCGCAGGTCGCTGGCCCAGCCCGACCGGGCCGCCGCCGAGCGGGCGCTGCTGGAGCTGATGTACACGCCCGCCTGGCTGGCCGTCCACCCCGGCCCGTACCGGACGATCGGCGACCCGCGCATGCCCGCCCACGCGCGCCGCCGCCACCTGGCCGCCAGCGCCGGGCACGACGCCTGGGACGTGCTGCCCGCCATCGAGGCGCCCACGCTGGTCGTGCACGGCACCGACGACGTCTTCAATTCGGCGGCGAACGCTCCGCTGCTGGCCGGGCGCATCCCCGGAGCCGAGCTGCGCCTGATCGAGGGCGCGCGGCACGCCTACTTCGAGGAGTTCAGGCAGGTGGCGAGCCCGATGGTGCTGGAGTTCCTGCGGCGGCACGCGCACCTCGTCTGA